The nucleotide window CGCGGACGACGTCGACGCGCTCCATACGGCCGACATCGCTCACATCACGGGCCTGGTCGCCGCGGGCGTCCACGAGTCGCCGGTCGGTGTCGCGGACTTCGTCACGGGGTCGACCCACAAGACGATCCGCGCGGGTCGGGGCGGAATCATCATGTGCGACGAGGAGTACGCCGACGCGGTCGACAGCGCCGTCTTCCCCGGCGCGCAGGGCGGCCCACTGATGCACAACGTCGCGGGCAAGGCCGTCGGCTTCCACGAGGCACTCCAACCCGAGTTCACCGAGTACGCCGAACAGGTCGTCGCGAACGCGAAGGCGATCGCCGACCAGTTCCAGGAGCGCGGCCTGGAGGTCGTCTCCGGGGGCACCGACACCCACCTCGTGCTCGTCGACCTGCGGCCCTCCAACCCCGACACGACGGGCAAGACCGTCGAGAGCGCGCTCGAATCGGTGGGGATCGTCCTCAACGCCAACACCGTCCCCGGCGAGACGCGCTCTTCGTTCAACCCGAGCGGCATCCGCGCGGGGACGCCGGCGCTGACCACCCGTGGCTTCGGGGAGTCGGAGTGCCGTGAGGTCGCCGACCTCATCGCCGACGTGGTCGACGCGCCCGAAGACGACGCCACCCTGGAGCAGGTCTCGGAGCGGGTCGACGAGTTGACCGACGCGTTCCCGGTGTACGAATAGCGGCTCTCGGACCACCGTCCAGGCCGATCACCCGACGGCGCGTGTCGGCCCGCATCCCCGACCGAAAGGCGATTTGTCCCGGCGACGCTACCCGACGTGTGTCCGAGGAGCCCTCTGTCGACCTCGATCCCGACGCCATCACCGAGATCGCGACCGCGCTCGGCCGGGCCGTCCTGACTGCCGACGCGGTCGCCGACCACCTCGGCGTCTCGCAGGCCGTCGCGAGCGACGCGCTCGACCGTGCCGTCGAGCGCGCGTTCCTCGACGCGACTCGCGTCGAGGACACGCGCGTCTACGTCCCCGCCGACCTGCTGGGTCGCGTAAAGCAAGAGCGGATCGTCACCTTCCCCGACCGTCGGGAGATCGTCGTCGATCAGCCCGACCAGTTCACACGTGCGCAATTGTCCCAGTTCGCCCGTCTCGCCGACGTGAACGGGTCGGGTGGCTATCGCTACGAGATCACGTCCGCGGACGTCTGGGCCGCGCCGGTCGACGACGCCGACGCGCTGGTCGCGAGCGTCCGGCGCGTCCTCGGTGGCCTCGACGAGACGCTCGAATCCTGGCTCAGATCGCAGTACGAGCGCGCACATCGGTTCCGACTCCGCACCCACGACGACGGCTACGTCGTCCTCGAAAGCGACGCGGCCGATCTGATGGGCAACGTCGCCCGCCAACAGCTCGACGACCACCTCCGGGCGGAGCTGTCCGACACCGAGTCCTGGGTCGCAGAAGAACGCGTCGCAGACCTCAAACGGACGCTGTACGAGGCGGGCTATCCCGTCCAGGACGACCGCGACCTGGAGGCGGGCGATCCCGTCGCGGTCGATCTGAACGTCGACCTGCGGGACTACCAGCAGACGTGGGTCGACGCGTTTCTCGACCAGGGCGCGGGCGTGCTCGTCGGCCCGCCCGGCAGCGGCAAGACCGTCGCCGCCATCGCGATCCTCGCAGCGATCGGTGGCGAGTCGCTGATCCTCGCGCCCGGGCGCGAACTGCTCGAACAGTGGCGCGAGGAACTGCTCGCCCGGACGGACCTCGACGACTCACAGATCGGCCTGTACCACGGCGACGCCAAACAGCGCCGCCCGATCACGATCGCGACCTACCGCACGGCCGCGATGGACCGGCATCGACACCTGTTCGACGACCGCGAGTGGGGGCTGATCGTCTACGACGAGTGCCACCACGTCCCTGCCGACGCGCTCCGGCGTTCGACGACCTTACAGACCCGTCACCGTCTCGGCCTGACCGCGACGCCCGTCCGGGAGTCCGACGACGAGCGCGAGATCTTCTCACTGATCGGCCCGCCGATCGGCACCGACTGGGAGGCGCTGTTCGATCGAGGCTTCGTCGCGCGCCCGACCGTCGAGATCCGCTACGTCGAGTGGGATCGCGACGATCGCGACGCCTACGTCGCCAGCGAGGGCCAGGAACGCCGTCAGTTGGCCGCGAGCAACAGTGCGAAGATCGACGAGATCGAGCATATTCTCGCCGCGAACCCCGCGGCTACGGCGCTGATCTTCGCGGACTATCTCGATCAGGGCGCGGCCATCGCAGAGCGACTCGACGTGCCCTTCTGTAGCGGCGAGACGCCCCACCATCGGCGGCAGGCCTTGCTCGAAGACGTCCGGGAGGGCCGCCGCGACCGACTCGTGCTCTCCCGGGTGGGCGACGAGGGGATCGACCTGCCGGCAGCGGATCTCGCGATCGTCGCGTCCGGCCTCGGTGGGTCACGCCGGCAGGGCGCCCAGCGCGCGGGTCGGACGATGCGGCCCACGGGTGGCGCACGCATGGTCGTCCTCGCGACGCGGGGCACGCGCGAGGAAGAGTTCGCGCGGAATCGCACGCGGCACCTCGCGGGCAAGGGCGTACCCGTCACCGAACGCGACGCGGTGACGACCGTCGAGGAGTGAGGGCCGGGCGGAGAACGGTCGTTGCAGTTTGCGTCCGCCACCCCAATCGTTATTACCCAATACACGAATTATGAATTGTATGTCGACAGCCGCCGGCGATCCCGAACGCGCCGTCAACGGCCTCCTCTCGGTCGCCCAACTCCTCGAAGACTCTCGATTGGCTCGTCTGTATTCGTTCGTGCTTCGCGAGGGCGAGTCGACCATCGACGAGATTGCTGACGCCCTGGAGATGCCCCGAACGACTGCGTACTCGGACACGGGGACGCTGGTCGATCTGGGGGTCCTCTCTCGCGACGAGACACAGAAGACCCACACCTATACCGCGATCCCGATCACGCTCACGGCGACCCTCGATGGCGACGAGTACACAGTGACGCCGACGTTCATCGAGGCGGTCGGTCGTTCGTCACGCGACCAGGACCTCGACCTCCTGCTCGAAAGGCACGGACTCGGGAAACTCGCGACGGCGTTGACCTACGCCGTTCCGTACGCCGACGGGTCGCTCTCCGAACGCGTCGCGGCACGCGAACTCGATCTTCAGAACGCGTTCGCCATCGCCGTCT belongs to Halococcoides cellulosivorans and includes:
- the glyA gene encoding serine hydroxymethyltransferase, which codes for MNGQDLSTVDPEIADAVAAERDRQNDTLAMIASENHASEAVMEAQGTTLTNKYAEGYPGSRYYAGCENADTVEELAIERAKELWGADHVNVQPHSGSQANLGVYLAVLDPGDKILSLDLTHGGHLSHGHPANFAGQVYEVEQYEVDEETGYVDYEALAAHAEQFDPDMIVSGYSAYPREVDFGRIQAVADDVDALHTADIAHITGLVAAGVHESPVGVADFVTGSTHKTIRAGRGGIIMCDEEYADAVDSAVFPGAQGGPLMHNVAGKAVGFHEALQPEFTEYAEQVVANAKAIADQFQERGLEVVSGGTDTHLVLVDLRPSNPDTTGKTVESALESVGIVLNANTVPGETRSSFNPSGIRAGTPALTTRGFGESECREVADLIADVVDAPEDDATLEQVSERVDELTDAFPVYE
- a CDS encoding DEAD/DEAH box helicase encodes the protein MSEEPSVDLDPDAITEIATALGRAVLTADAVADHLGVSQAVASDALDRAVERAFLDATRVEDTRVYVPADLLGRVKQERIVTFPDRREIVVDQPDQFTRAQLSQFARLADVNGSGGYRYEITSADVWAAPVDDADALVASVRRVLGGLDETLESWLRSQYERAHRFRLRTHDDGYVVLESDAADLMGNVARQQLDDHLRAELSDTESWVAEERVADLKRTLYEAGYPVQDDRDLEAGDPVAVDLNVDLRDYQQTWVDAFLDQGAGVLVGPPGSGKTVAAIAILAAIGGESLILAPGRELLEQWREELLARTDLDDSQIGLYHGDAKQRRPITIATYRTAAMDRHRHLFDDREWGLIVYDECHHVPADALRRSTTLQTRHRLGLTATPVRESDDEREIFSLIGPPIGTDWEALFDRGFVARPTVEIRYVEWDRDDRDAYVASEGQERRQLAASNSAKIDEIEHILAANPAATALIFADYLDQGAAIAERLDVPFCSGETPHHRRQALLEDVREGRRDRLVLSRVGDEGIDLPAADLAIVASGLGGSRRQGAQRAGRTMRPTGGARMVVLATRGTREEEFARNRTRHLAGKGVPVTERDAVTTVEE
- a CDS encoding DUF7437 domain-containing protein, with protein sequence MSTAAGDPERAVNGLLSVAQLLEDSRLARLYSFVLREGESTIDEIADALEMPRTTAYSDTGTLVDLGVLSRDETQKTHTYTAIPITLTATLDGDEYTVTPTFIEAVGRSSRDQDLDLLLERHGLGKLATALTYAVPYADGSLSERVAARELDLQNAFAIAVLHALREVVEDMRTVDPFIGDIPSARDQRRDD